The proteins below come from a single Fastidiosipila sanguinis genomic window:
- a CDS encoding IS3 family transposase (programmed frameshift) gives MAKHSFEFKKKVVLEYLDGKGGLDYLSKKYGFGSNSQIRKWINAYKEFGDEGLMRSRKKAKYSFENKLSIVELYLSSEISYQDLAIREGINNPSMICNWVNLFRAAGPDALKPRKKGRKRKLDKPKIAKIDSKAQEAEERIVDTSAEHVKELEDELLKLRIENAFFKRTEETAFRGRGKNERTALVINSLRGEFKLKDLLSYTGMPKATYMYWQKRLDRENPDKEIEEKILEIRETHKHYGYRRVTGELRNHGYYVNKKKVQRIMQKLVLQVTSFTRKSRKYSSYKGKVGTVAPNRIRRRFNTCIPHQKITTDTTEFKYYEINAKGQMTMRKLYLDPFMDMCNGEIISYRIDKNPSAKNVMDALEQAIAITSDCKFRRTFHSDQGWAYQMKAYSHRLKEERIFQSMSRKGNCHDNAVMENFFGLLKQEIYYGVTYYSYDELKSEIERYIKYYNEQRIKEKLGWLSPVQYRLRLLAA, from the exons ATGGCAAAACATAGTTTTGAATTCAAGAAGAAAGTTGTTTTAGAATATTTGGATGGTAAAGGTGGACTGGATTATCTTTCTAAAAAATATGGATTTGGCTCTAATTCTCAAATACGCAAATGGATTAATGCATACAAGGAGTTTGGCGATGAAGGATTAATGCGTTCTCGTAAAAAAGCAAAATATTCTTTCGAAAATAAGCTTTCTATTGTAGAGTTATATTTATCAAGTGAGATTTCATATCAAGACTTGGCGATCCGAGAAGGTATAAACAATCCAAGTATGATTTGTAACTGGGTTAACCTCTTTCGTGCTGCCGGTCCTGATGCTTTGAAACCTCGCAAGAAAGGTCGAAAAAGAAAATTGGATAAACCTAAGATAGCTAAGATAGATAGTAAGGCTCAAGAAGCGGAAGAAAGAATAGTTGATACAAGTGCAGAGCATGTTAAAGAATTAGAAGATGAACTGCTTAAGTTAAGAATCGAGAATGCCTTTT TTAAAAGAACTGAGGAGACTGCGTTTAGAGGACGAGGCAAAAATGAGAGAACGGCACTCGTCATCAACAGTCTCCGAGGAGAATTCAAACTAAAAGACCTTCTCTCTTATACAGGCATGCCTAAAGCAACATATATGTACTGGCAGAAAAGATTAGATAGAGAAAATCCTGACAAAGAAATTGAGGAAAAGATTCTTGAAATCAGAGAGACTCACAAGCATTATGGTTATCGTCGAGTGACTGGAGAATTAAGAAATCACGGCTACTATGTAAACAAAAAGAAAGTACAACGTATAATGCAGAAGCTTGTTTTGCAAGTCACTTCTTTCACTCGCAAAAGCCGGAAATATAGTTCATATAAAGGTAAAGTTGGAACGGTTGCTCCTAATCGCATAAGGAGACGATTTAATACATGTATCCCACATCAGAAGATTACAACAGATACTACAGAGTTTAAGTATTATGAGATTAATGCTAAAGGTCAAATGACAATGCGTAAGCTTTATCTGGATCCATTTATGGATATGTGTAATGGTGAAATTATAAGCTATAGAATTGACAAGAATCCTTCAGCCAAAAATGTCATGGATGCACTGGAACAGGCTATTGCAATAACATCAGATTGCAAATTCAGAAGAACTTTCCATTCGGATCAAGGCTGGGCTTACCAAATGAAAGCATACTCTCATCGTCTAAAGGAAGAAAGAATCTTCCAAAGCATGTCTCGTAAGGGCAACTGTCACGATAACGCTGTTATGGAGAACTTCTTTGGATTACTTAAACAAGAAATCTATTATGGTGTTACTTACTATAGCTATGATGAGTTAAAGTCAGAAATAGAACGATACATAAAGTATTATAATGAACAAAGAATTAAAGAAAAACTAGGATGGCTAAGTCCAGTACAATACAGACTTAGACTCTTGGCTGCATAA
- a CDS encoding ABC transporter permease subunit, translating to MSRIWTIAKREFKSYFKSPIGWVLFAIYALVSGFYYSLLLSYNYVDTSAVLNFMRGLFMVLIPIMTMRTFSSEKLNGTDFLYQTSPASTMQVVIGKYLGVSLMFLLISSVNLIYVMITLSFNGLVDIKYWGTLIAYILTGLAYIAIGLFASALTTSQVIAAIISFVIFVSFEVFTSISQIIGSGVSSVINFLDFTDAIPAASEASIGKAVTAGLDWLNPATKLAGFAKGTFDIVAIVYFISMIILFLYVTAQINESSRWKQ from the coding sequence ATGTCAAGAATTTGGACAATAGCTAAAAGAGAATTTAAGAGTTACTTTAAATCACCAATTGGATGGGTACTTTTCGCAATTTATGCACTAGTATCTGGGTTTTACTATTCTCTATTATTATCATATAACTACGTAGATACATCAGCAGTCCTTAACTTTATGCGTGGCTTATTCATGGTTTTAATTCCAATTATGACAATGAGAACTTTCTCATCTGAGAAATTAAATGGTACAGATTTTTTGTACCAAACCTCACCAGCAAGTACAATGCAAGTTGTAATTGGTAAATACCTAGGTGTTTCTTTAATGTTTTTATTAATAAGTTCTGTAAACTTAATTTATGTAATGATTACTCTATCATTTAATGGTTTAGTTGATATTAAATATTGGGGAACATTAATAGCTTATATCTTAACTGGTTTAGCATATATTGCTATTGGTTTATTTGCCTCAGCATTAACAACCAGCCAAGTTATTGCAGCAATTATTTCATTCGTAATTTTTGTTAGCTTTGAAGTATTCACTTCTATTAGTCAGATTATAGGTTCTGGTGTTAGTTCAGTTATTAACTTCCTCGACTTTACTGATGCAATACCAGCAGCAAGTGAAGCAAGTATAGGAAAAGCTGTAACTGCAGGTCTAGATTGGCTAAACCCAGCCACAAAATTAGCAGGATTTGCTAAAGGTACATTTGACATTGTGGCAATTGTTTATTTTATAAGCATGATAATCCTGTTCTTATACGTGACAGCACAAATTAACGAAAGTTCACGTTGGAAACAATAG
- a CDS encoding ABC transporter ATP-binding protein: MIEIKNLVKYYGDVKAVDNISFDVKAGEVLGFLGPNGAGKSTTMNILTGAISASSGTVKIDGFDILEEPEKAKAKVGYLPEQPPLYTDMTVLEYLTFIADLKLVPKNEQLDHLAKIMTQLKISDVRNRLINNLSKGYKQRVGVAQALVGDPDVIILDEPTVGLDPKQIKDIRNVIRSLGKKHTVIISSHILSEIQATCDRVVIIANGKLAYQSDINALGEVSGDSNKVEVTVKNNADSAYRLLKTFSEISNIERINKSRGETLFIYETAPDVDIREKVFNSFADSKLSMLGMREVNATLEDIFLKVTNRSYVQTLEDHEVEVESEEDDELDQWDQAQLAAKEQEVVKSDDADSDLDSVDNSNENMKEEK; encoded by the coding sequence ATGATTGAGATAAAGAATCTCGTCAAGTACTACGGTGATGTTAAAGCCGTAGATAACATCTCATTTGATGTAAAAGCAGGCGAAGTTTTAGGTTTCTTAGGACCTAACGGTGCCGGTAAAAGTACAACCATGAATATTTTAACTGGAGCAATTTCAGCTAGTTCAGGTACAGTTAAAATTGATGGTTTTGATATTTTAGAAGAACCTGAAAAGGCAAAAGCAAAAGTTGGATACTTACCAGAACAGCCACCTCTATATACAGATATGACAGTTCTAGAGTATTTAACATTCATTGCTGACCTAAAATTAGTGCCTAAAAATGAACAATTAGATCATTTAGCTAAAATAATGACTCAACTAAAAATTTCTGACGTAAGAAATCGCTTAATTAACAATTTATCAAAAGGTTATAAGCAACGTGTAGGAGTGGCACAAGCTCTTGTAGGTGACCCTGATGTAATTATTTTAGACGAACCTACTGTAGGTCTTGATCCAAAACAAATTAAAGATATTAGAAATGTTATAAGAAGTCTTGGTAAAAAACATACAGTTATTATTTCCTCGCATATATTGTCTGAAATTCAAGCCACATGCGATAGGGTTGTAATTATTGCTAATGGAAAACTAGCTTACCAAAGTGATATTAATGCACTTGGTGAGGTATCAGGTGATAGTAATAAGGTTGAAGTTACAGTAAAAAATAATGCAGACTCTGCTTACAGATTATTAAAAACATTTTCAGAGATAAGTAATATTGAAAGAATAAACAAATCAAGAGGAGAAACTTTATTCATTTATGAGACTGCTCCTGATGTAGATATTAGAGAAAAAGTATTTAATTCTTTCGCAGATTCTAAACTATCAATGTTGGGTATGAGAGAAGTTAATGCAACTCTAGAAGACATTTTCTTAAAGGTTACAAATAGAAGCTATGTACAAACTCTAGAAGATCATGAGGTTGAAGTTGAATCTGAAGAAGATGATGAATTAGATCAATGGGATCAAGCTCAATTGGCAGCTAAAGAACAAGAAGTTGTAAAAAGCGATGATGCTGATTCTGATTTAGATTCTGTAGATAACTCCAACGAAAACATGAAGGAGGAAAAATAG
- the abc-f gene encoding ribosomal protection-like ABC-F family protein — translation MSILSISNLSKAYKASPLFKNINLQVQSGEKIALVGDNGSGKSTLLKLIAGLEDADSGTIKLSNSTLMAYLSQHMQEFTDLDRPVLSDRLQEEYENKLQEISSDIASLSIEEQEQLLSEYQHISDKFERRGGYSYLPRLTQALNALGIRSEILNRPIRTLSGGERMRVLLAEKLLENADLLLLDEPTNHLDIEGLEWLENFIKNYKGAVIVVSHDRYFIDQFADRTCELSSNTLISYQGNYSDFIRQKQERLDIQTKTLENLEKEHDRQEEITSTLLSHRKMSSYHSREKIVKKLGEAIEEIRAQIPEKSKNMNFSFLPIDDDRDENRLIIKTDNLSFAWDDTAKEEILFENFNLKLKATEKKVLLGPNGAGKSTLLNILMGINTNYLGKVEMASDVKFAHLGQFVEFPNEELTILEEIQERTLMLETEARTLLAKYGFFRDEVFKQIKVLSGGEKSRLYLACIILENPDLLYLDEPTNHLDIHSREILESAINDFNGAVLAVSHDRYFIKKCGLDILGFIGTEIKEFSNYESYKHFSNIYRNNKVNNNTSETIKVSKSKINNQDTKRQLQELRKRKNKLEKELKILADEISELEIELESRMQEMSGDSMDQYLEYAELNERLESKSENYFELGEELEEIEKKIAEI, via the coding sequence ATGAGTATTTTAAGTATCAGTAATTTAAGTAAGGCTTATAAAGCAAGTCCACTTTTTAAGAATATTAATTTACAAGTACAAAGTGGAGAAAAAATCGCATTGGTTGGAGATAACGGTAGCGGTAAATCAACTTTGCTCAAATTAATTGCTGGATTGGAAGATGCAGATTCAGGTACTATTAAATTATCTAATTCTACTTTAATGGCCTATTTATCACAACATATGCAGGAATTTACTGACTTAGATAGACCTGTGCTATCCGACAGACTTCAAGAAGAATATGAGAATAAACTTCAAGAGATTAGTTCAGATATTGCATCACTTTCTATCGAAGAACAAGAACAACTTTTATCTGAATATCAGCATATTTCAGATAAATTCGAAAGACGAGGCGGTTATTCTTATTTACCAAGACTTACTCAAGCTTTAAATGCTCTTGGAATCAGGAGCGAAATTTTAAACAGACCTATTAGGACTTTATCCGGTGGCGAAAGAATGCGAGTTCTATTAGCTGAGAAACTTCTAGAGAATGCTGATCTTTTACTCCTTGATGAGCCAACTAACCATTTAGATATTGAAGGCTTAGAATGGCTTGAGAACTTTATAAAAAATTATAAAGGTGCTGTAATTGTTGTATCACATGACCGTTATTTTATCGATCAATTTGCAGATAGAACTTGTGAATTATCAAGTAACACTTTGATATCTTATCAAGGTAATTACAGTGATTTTATTAGACAAAAACAAGAAAGATTAGATATTCAAACTAAAACATTAGAAAATCTAGAAAAAGAACATGATCGTCAAGAAGAAATAACTTCTACACTCTTATCTCATCGTAAAATGAGTTCATACCATTCACGAGAAAAGATTGTCAAGAAACTTGGTGAAGCTATTGAAGAAATTAGAGCTCAGATCCCAGAAAAAAGTAAAAATATGAATTTTAGCTTTTTACCTATTGACGATGATAGAGATGAAAATCGTTTAATTATTAAAACTGATAATCTAAGTTTTGCCTGGGATGATACTGCAAAAGAAGAAATATTATTTGAAAATTTCAACCTTAAATTAAAAGCTACTGAGAAAAAAGTATTGCTTGGACCAAATGGAGCTGGTAAATCAACTCTTCTCAATATACTTATGGGCATAAATACAAATTATTTAGGTAAAGTTGAAATGGCTTCAGATGTTAAGTTTGCTCATTTAGGACAGTTTGTTGAGTTCCCTAATGAAGAATTAACAATACTCGAAGAAATTCAGGAACGTACTCTAATGTTAGAAACAGAAGCTAGAACTTTATTAGCTAAATACGGTTTTTTTAGAGATGAAGTATTTAAACAAATTAAAGTTTTATCTGGAGGAGAAAAATCAAGATTATATCTTGCGTGTATCATTCTTGAGAATCCTGATTTACTGTACTTAGATGAACCTACTAACCACTTAGATATTCATTCACGTGAGATTTTAGAGTCAGCAATTAATGACTTTAATGGTGCTGTTCTTGCAGTAAGTCATGATAGATATTTTATTAAAAAATGTGGTTTGGATATATTAGGATTTATTGGTACTGAGATTAAAGAGTTTTCTAATTATGAGTCCTATAAGCACTTCTCCAATATATACAGGAATAATAAAGTTAATAATAATACTAGTGAAACTATCAAAGTTTCTAAAAGCAAAATCAACAATCAAGACACTAAGCGACAGCTACAAGAACTACGTAAACGAAAAAATAAATTAGAGAAAGAACTAAAAATTCTTGCAGATGAAATAAGTGAATTAGAGATAGAACTTGAATCCAGAATGCAAGAAATGTCTGGAGACTCTATGGATCAATATTTAGAATATGCTGAGCTTAATGAAAGACTAGAATCAAAAAGTGAGAATTATTTCGAACTTGGTGAAGAATTAGAAGAAATAGAGAAGAAAATTGCAGAAATATAA
- a CDS encoding GldG family protein — protein MSKNVKEKIVVDARNKKLRNAAVISVIVLAVILLLFNVILEQAFGNALEFDWTENKISTVGDTTKNILNENDKKINITVLATEENFGGSSAQTFNFLPKLLGEYRDMGKGKIDVRFIDPVQNPNVIEELDPEKVHNLQQHQIVVSNEDHSKIKVLTSNDLVETERQGYQMYISGYTAEEALTGAIKFVSSDNTPVVYVTTGHGEAKLDQNYTILRAMLERNNYLVKELNTTVDATIPEDATLLLMLNPTNDITVNETDSYLKYLKTGGGLYIMSDYSNTVFDNLNTLLNEFNLKLTNDRVKESVENTHSNNEYRFNAKISKNPLYPEDANIDFVVTENVRLITTADNNKDWIETHPVIETGKEAYAEKAGNPEDLSIPGVQNVAMYSINKGYMDDSVRKSARVAVYGSATMFSDKVLSQVMVNSGNYVLLYYSANKVAGIESLQGEKLLIKPKPVVSYNIVAKNQNSTKLAGFFTMIGIPAILLVIALIVYRRRRNL, from the coding sequence ATGAGTAAAAATGTTAAAGAAAAAATTGTAGTAGATGCTAGAAATAAAAAACTAAGAAATGCTGCTGTTATTTCAGTCATTGTTTTAGCTGTTATTTTACTATTATTCAATGTAATTCTAGAACAAGCATTTGGTAATGCTTTAGAGTTTGACTGGACAGAAAACAAGATCTCAACAGTTGGAGATACAACCAAAAATATATTGAATGAAAATGATAAGAAAATTAATATAACTGTTTTGGCTACAGAAGAAAATTTCGGTGGCAGCAGTGCGCAAACATTTAACTTTCTCCCTAAATTATTAGGTGAATATCGTGATATGGGTAAAGGTAAGATAGATGTTAGATTTATTGATCCAGTACAGAATCCAAATGTTATAGAAGAATTAGATCCAGAGAAAGTTCATAATCTTCAACAACATCAAATTGTTGTATCTAATGAAGATCATTCAAAAATAAAGGTTCTAACATCTAATGACTTAGTCGAGACGGAAAGACAAGGTTATCAGATGTATATATCTGGATATACTGCTGAAGAAGCATTGACAGGAGCAATCAAGTTCGTAAGCTCTGATAATACACCTGTAGTATATGTAACCACCGGACATGGTGAAGCAAAGCTTGATCAGAACTATACTATTTTGAGAGCAATGCTAGAAAGAAATAATTACCTTGTTAAAGAGTTAAATACAACAGTTGACGCTACTATTCCAGAAGATGCTACTCTTCTGTTAATGCTTAATCCAACAAATGACATTACAGTAAATGAAACAGATTCATATCTAAAATATCTAAAAACTGGTGGTGGTCTATATATTATGAGTGATTACTCAAATACAGTATTTGATAATTTGAATACTTTATTAAACGAATTTAACTTGAAACTTACAAATGATAGAGTTAAAGAAAGTGTTGAAAATACTCATAGTAATAATGAATATAGATTTAATGCAAAGATAAGTAAAAATCCACTTTATCCAGAGGATGCTAATATTGATTTTGTTGTTACAGAGAACGTAAGATTAATTACAACAGCAGACAATAATAAAGATTGGATTGAAACACATCCAGTAATTGAGACAGGAAAAGAAGCGTATGCGGAGAAAGCTGGTAATCCAGAAGATCTATCTATTCCTGGTGTTCAAAATGTAGCTATGTATTCTATTAACAAAGGTTATATGGATGATTCAGTTCGTAAATCTGCAAGAGTAGCAGTATATGGTTCTGCAACAATGTTCAGCGATAAAGTACTATCTCAAGTTATGGTTAATTCTGGAAACTACGTATTATTGTACTATTCTGCAAATAAAGTAGCTGGTATAGAAAGCTTGCAAGGTGAAAAATTATTAATTAAACCTAAGCCAGTAGTAAGTTATAACATAGTAGCTAAGAATCAAAATAGTACTAAATTGGCTGGATTCTTTACTATGATTGGTATTCCAGCTATCTTGTTAGTAATAGCATTAATAGTTTATAGAAGAAGAAGAAATCTATAA
- a CDS encoding CYTH domain-containing protein: MELEYKFYLKSNAYLNEVLHSNFWNEFKSDPWSKHHFIAKYYDTKDLILSENKFSLRIRKEDNDNVLTVKTPKFESDSGELSLRGEWNYLWQQDKPDISFLIDSLEGEIDNTYIDLMKSVKDEELYSNMTTDVIRYKKNILLSETQIEVVLDSGKLFGGKLSDEIHEMELELISGEETILFELVEVLKERFELMPGNKSKMQRCYELLEKSRKLS; this comes from the coding sequence ATGGAACTTGAATATAAATTTTATTTGAAATCAAATGCATATCTAAATGAAGTTTTACATTCTAATTTTTGGAATGAGTTTAAATCAGATCCTTGGAGCAAGCACCATTTTATCGCTAAATATTATGATACAAAAGATTTAATTCTCTCAGAGAATAAATTTAGCTTAAGAATTAGAAAAGAAGATAATGATAATGTTCTAACTGTTAAAACACCTAAATTTGAGTCTGATAGCGGAGAGTTGAGTTTAAGGGGTGAATGGAACTACCTTTGGCAGCAAGATAAACCTGATATAAGTTTTCTTATTGATTCTCTTGAAGGTGAGATAGACAATACATACATTGACCTAATGAAATCTGTTAAAGATGAAGAATTATATTCAAATATGACTACGGATGTCATCAGATATAAGAAGAATATACTTTTATCCGAAACACAGATTGAGGTAGTTTTAGATAGCGGAAAACTTTTTGGTGGTAAGCTAAGTGACGAGATCCATGAAATGGAATTGGAACTAATATCTGGTGAAGAAACTATACTATTTGAACTTGTTGAAGTTCTTAAAGAAAGATTTGAGCTAATGCCAGGAAACAAAAGTAAAATGCAAAGATGTTATGAGTTACTAGAGAAATCAAGAAAGTTAAGCTAA
- a CDS encoding DUF5711 family protein yields MSNIDMINKNSNKTNLNFFQASNKVFLLTLFMSLFILILLVLLIFLPQNLYLSDNHSKTNQLSLASDTLFNVDSNRARNMNVFADKYILELRNENLNFLTFQGEVESSYAINSDNAKLDFNDNYALVSDLNGFNYYLFSQKGLVYEGRSTEKVIYSTVSNEGYVALILDTFDSKGMVRLLDPKGKHLMDYKLRERIRSGYPISLCFNPDSSKLFINIINLDGAHIQTHIHTIDLENLNISTHLNLVNSLALPKIYSPDKNLVALSNNTNFILSNLNTVSSKTSFNEIKDLSLTREEVYFLAKVEMEDEFSVYSIKYSELLGNDDDIDNQPEITGPLQVGENPYLIHSGSDYTAVATDNGIYIISNNNVFFYEMGNIEILKMSFISKKQLLLICKDGVRLVNI; encoded by the coding sequence ATGAGTAATATAGATATGATAAACAAAAATTCTAATAAGACAAATTTAAATTTTTTCCAAGCTAGTAATAAAGTTTTTTTACTAACTTTATTCATGTCTTTATTTATTCTAATTCTCTTAGTTCTTTTGATATTTTTACCACAAAACTTGTACCTATCAGATAATCATAGCAAGACTAATCAACTGTCTTTAGCAAGTGACACATTATTTAATGTAGACAGTAATAGAGCTAGAAATATGAATGTTTTTGCTGACAAGTATATTTTAGAATTAAGAAATGAAAACCTTAATTTTTTAACCTTTCAAGGTGAAGTAGAATCTTCATATGCAATTAACAGTGATAATGCCAAATTAGATTTCAATGACAATTATGCCTTGGTTAGTGACCTTAACGGCTTTAATTATTATCTTTTCTCTCAAAAAGGTTTAGTTTATGAGGGCAGAAGCACAGAAAAAGTTATTTATTCAACTGTGTCAAATGAAGGCTATGTTGCTCTGATATTAGATACCTTTGATAGTAAAGGTATGGTGCGTCTTTTAGATCCAAAAGGTAAACATTTAATGGATTATAAGCTTCGTGAAAGAATCCGTTCAGGTTATCCGATTTCATTATGTTTTAACCCTGATTCCAGCAAACTTTTTATTAATATTATTAATTTAGATGGAGCACATATTCAAACTCATATTCACACTATAGATTTAGAAAACTTAAATATTTCAACACATTTAAATTTAGTTAATTCATTAGCTCTACCTAAAATTTATTCACCTGACAAAAACCTTGTAGCCCTATCAAACAATACTAATTTTATTTTAAGCAACTTAAACACAGTAAGTTCTAAAACTAGTTTTAATGAAATAAAAGATTTGAGTTTAACTAGAGAAGAAGTTTATTTCTTGGCAAAAGTTGAAATGGAAGATGAGTTTTCAGTTTACTCAATTAAATATTCTGAACTTTTAGGTAACGATGATGATATTGATAATCAACCTGAAATTACAGGTCCTCTACAAGTCGGAGAAAATCCTTATTTAATACACAGTGGATCAGATTATACTGCTGTAGCTACTGATAATGGTATTTATATAATTTCAAATAATAATGTGTTTTTCTATGAGATGGGAAATATAGAAATTTTAAAAATGAGCTTTATAAGTAAGAAACAGCTACTTCTAATATGTAAAGATGGAGTCAGACTTGTTAATATTTAA
- a CDS encoding peptidylprolyl isomerase, with protein sequence MSKEATNLVQITMEDNSKVLIELYPEKAPITVKNFQDLVAKGFYNGLTFHRIVPGFVVQGGDPKGDGTGGPGYNIFGEFAENGYTENDLKHGKGAVAMARAMHPDSAGSQFYITVEAQPSLDGSYAVFGQVIEGMENVEKIVSDYEAAAKRGENYVPKMKSLDFVVETEATTK encoded by the coding sequence ATGTCAAAAGAAGCTACAAATTTAGTCCAAATAACTATGGAAGACAACAGTAAGGTTCTAATCGAATTATATCCAGAGAAGGCACCAATAACAGTAAAGAATTTCCAAGATTTAGTAGCAAAAGGATTCTATAACGGTTTAACCTTCCACAGAATAGTCCCAGGATTTGTAGTCCAAGGTGGAGATCCTAAAGGTGATGGAACAGGTGGCCCAGGATACAATATTTTTGGAGAATTTGCAGAAAATGGTTATACAGAGAACGATTTAAAACACGGTAAAGGTGCAGTAGCAATGGCTAGAGCAATGCATCCAGACTCAGCTGGTTCACAATTCTATATAACAGTTGAAGCTCAACCAAGTCTTGATGGAAGCTATGCAGTATTCGGTCAAGTAATAGAAGGTATGGAGAATGTTGAGAAAATTGTTTCAGATTACGAAGCAGCTGCTAAACGTGGAGAAAACTATGTACCAAAAATGAAATCTTTGGATTTTGTAGTTGAAACTGAAGCCACAACAAAATAA
- a CDS encoding DUF4340 domain-containing protein, which yields MKKIKNLIIMIIVLVVLIAAFALWKLFGSNNNSGESETSNTSAKSEALISLNAKDVNKIEIKNEKGTLTLDSAQVSDESESKSSETEGTTLPVTGSAKEDANKTKTTWKLANPEYPNVSQEKVEKLGNILLTISTTEDINLSEGTNLADYGIEDSKVEVNYSLKSGEKVKITLGDKAPSKGVNNHYIYNHNTKRLAIASAVVDQMLSSQLDLLNEKIFNEEANQITKLVLERPNDKYKLEAESKKIFNEETGEIKTLEWTIINPVNWKGNNTNLNNLINQALELKATKYIAINNKEDLAKYGLDKSQYKLSLNNENAEEKTLLVGSSSNNETYASFEGSNLAFTFANNSLTNIGSKQMDFFDNFVALVNIENVGELTLKTPDQEYVSRIYYPTTKETDEAKEKGFKKPEAVYTLNGRYAFVKNDKDDNLFSRYYQTLIGVFINNIDLDVDAADVLSKESIFTINYKMRHKGMSDVTLEFKERDDRTFYIVKNGEYTGFYCLKADFYESKSIRSPGVLNGVDQLIKEMDKQNTEAVDEARFNELKELIPDPEAKNTSESTNK from the coding sequence ATGAAAAAAATTAAAAACTTAATCATTATGATTATAGTCTTAGTTGTTCTCATTGCTGCTTTTGCACTTTGGAAGCTATTTGGTTCAAATAATAATAGTGGAGAAAGTGAGACAAGTAACACTAGTGCAAAATCGGAGGCATTAATCTCATTGAATGCTAAAGATGTAAACAAGATAGAGATAAAAAATGAAAAAGGCACATTAACTCTTGATAGTGCACAAGTTAGTGATGAAAGTGAATCTAAGAGTTCAGAGACAGAAGGTACTACTTTGCCCGTAACAGGCTCTGCTAAGGAAGATGCAAATAAAACAAAAACTACATGGAAATTAGCAAATCCTGAGTATCCTAACGTTTCTCAAGAAAAAGTTGAAAAACTAGGTAATATCCTTCTGACAATTTCTACTACAGAAGATATTAATCTGAGTGAAGGTACAAACTTGGCTGATTATGGAATTGAAGACTCCAAGGTTGAAGTAAACTATAGTCTAAAATCAGGTGAAAAGGTAAAAATCACCTTAGGTGATAAAGCTCCTTCAAAAGGTGTTAATAATCACTATATTTATAATCACAATACTAAGAGATTGGCAATTGCTTCTGCAGTGGTAGATCAAATGCTATCAAGTCAATTAGATTTGTTAAATGAAAAGATATTTAATGAAGAAGCTAATCAAATTACAAAATTAGTCTTAGAAAGACCTAATGATAAATACAAACTTGAAGCTGAATCAAAGAAAATTTTCAATGAGGAAACAGGAGAAATTAAAACTCTAGAATGGACAATAATTAATCCTGTCAATTGGAAAGGCAACAATACAAATCTTAATAATTTGATAAATCAAGCACTGGAGCTAAAAGCTACTAAATATATTGCTATTAATAATAAAGAAGATTTAGCTAAATATGGTTTAGATAAGAGCCAGTATAAATTAAGCTTAAACAATGAAAACGCAGAGGAAAAAACCTTACTAGTAGGTTCTAGTTCTAATAATGAAACTTATGCTAGTTTTGAGGGATCTAATCTTGCATTTACTTTTGCAAATAACTCTTTAACTAATATAGGTTCTAAACAAATGGACTTTTTTGATAACTTTGTAGCATTAGTTAATATAGAAAATGTTGGCGAATTAACTCTTAAAACTCCAGACCAAGAGTATGTTTCAAGAATTTATTATCCAACTACAAAAGAAACAGATGAAGCGAAAGAGAAGGGATTTAAAAAGCCTGAAGCTGTTTATACCTTAAATGGTCGTTATGCATTCGTAAAAAATGACAAAGATGACAATTTATTTAGTAGATATTACCAGACACTAATTGGTGTATTTATTAATAACATTGATTTAGATGTTGATGCTGCTGATGTTCTAAGTAAAGAATCTATTTTTACTATCAACTATAAGATGCGTCATAAAGGTATGAGTGATGTTACTTTAGAGTTTAAAGAAAGAGATGATAGAACCTTCTATATCGTTAAAAATGGTGAGTATACTGGATTCTATTGTCTAAAAGCAGACTTCTACGAAAGTAAAAGCATTAGGTCACCAGGCGTGCTTAACGGTGTTGATCAATTAATTAAGGAAATGGATAAGCAAAATACAGAAGCTGTAGATGAAGCAAGATTCAATGAACTTAAAGAACTCATTCCAGATCCTGAAGCTAAAAACACAAGCGAAAGCACAAACAAGTAA